ACGCTCGCAAAAAAGCTCGGCATCGATCCGAAACTTGTATTTAAAACGATCGTCATGCGCACGGAAACGAAAGATCTGTGCGTATTTTGTGAAAGCGCCATACACGAAATCAATTTGAAAAAAGCGCGGACGGCCGCAGGTGCAAAAGAAATCGACCCGGTAAAGCCCGACGAACTTTTGCAGTTGACCGGCTATGTGCGCGGCGGCTGTTCGCCTCTCGGCATGAAGCGAAAATATCGAACCTTTATAGACAGGTGCGCGCTCGATTGCGAAAAAATCTACATCAGCGCGGGCGTGCGCGGAGAGCAGATCGTCATCAAACCGGAAGATTTGATAAAAGCCTGCGATGCACTCGTATGCGATTTGGCGCTGTAAAATCCGCTTGTATGATTTATACGGTTTGTGCGAGCAGAGCGGAAATCGAAAAAGCCCTGTCGCCGAATTTTTCTATATGCCGCACGAGATCGATATACAATAATTCGGATGCCACATCCGCACCGTTTTCGAGCCGCTTTTGCGCTTTCTTTTTGAGCGTTCTGCGGAACGAATCGATTTGATCTTCTATTTCCTTTGCAAATGTGAGCTTTTCGGCGTCGAGATGTTTATTTGCATTGATACGGATAAACTGCAAAAATTCCCGCGCGAGTTCGATATAAGGAATGAGGTCGTCCAAATCTTCCTGCAAAAACGACATTTTTTTTACGATACTTTTTTGTAACAGCATTGCGATGCTTAAGCAGTCGTCCGTCATACTCTCCAGCTCATCGACGATCTGCAGCATGATCGACAGATTGTTAAGTTGATTTTCGCTGACCGGAAGGTGTTCGCATTGCACGATGTAGTGTGAAAGTCGTACGTGCATTTGATCGACGTAATTTTCCGCCTGCACGAGCGGGGCAACGTGTTCATCGATAAATGCCTGCGAACGGTTTTTAATCCCCGATTGGATGCGGTCGAACATATCCGATACGATATCGGTCATGTCCGCGATTTCTTTTTCTACCCTGATGATCCCGGCGAGCGCGCTGCCTTTCGTATGTGCCGACAGCGGTTCGAGCCGATAGTCGCTCAGCGCATCGGATGCTTTCGGTTTAATAATTTTTTCCGTACCGGACGCGATGTATTTTATAAACGGAAGGAATATGAGCGCGGTAATGACATTGAATGCCGTATGCATCATCGCGATGTGATACGTGATATCGCTTTCGACAGGACCGGGAACGATAAAGTCGACAAATGCGAGCAGCGGATGAAAAAATATAAGCGAAAGGACGGCACCGGCAACGTTGAACATGACATGAACGAAACACGCGCGGCGGGCGTTTACTTTCGTACCGAATGCTGCAAGGATCGAATCGATTGTAGAGCCGACGTTGCTGCCGATAACCATAGCGCACGAAGTTTCCCACGTGAGCAAGCGATTGTATGCCATTGTCAAAATGATTGCGGTCAGTGCGCTCGATGAATGTAAAATCGCCGTAAGCACGACGCCCGCAATAGCCGCGAGCGCGATCGACAGAATGCCGGAGCTTTGAAATTTTGTTATAAAAGAAAGCAGCCCCGTATCGCGTACGGTGATCGTACCGGAAAGCATGGAAAGCCCGACGAACAAAAGTGCGAATCCCATAATCGCTTCGCCGATATTCTGTGCTCTAAGTTTTTTCAGCGCGGTAAGCAAAAAGCCGAATCCGAAAATCGGAATCGCAAATGTCGCGATATTAAAATTAAAACCGAATAATGCTACGATCCATGCAGTGATCGTCGTACCGATATTTGCACCCAAGATGACACCGACTGACTGCGTCAGCGTGATGAGTCCCGCATTTACGAACGAAACGATCATGACCGTCGTCGCACCCGACGATTGAATTATCATCGTCACGATCATACCGGTGAGAAGCGCAATGAATCGGTTGCCGGTCATAAAGCCGAGGACGCTTTGAAGTTTTTCTCCCGCACTCTTTTGAATGCCGCCGCTCATAAGCTTCATGCCGTACAAAAGGAATCCGAGGCTGCCGATGAGCTGCGCAAGTGTCCGTATACCGTTCACGCTTATATCATATATCGATTATACGTTCTTTTCAAGAAAATACAAATCCGCTATACTTCGAACAAGGGTTTGACGGGGAAATATGAAAGTCGATATGGCGAATAAAAGAGTCGGGAAACTTCAATTTTTGAAAAACTCGAAATTCGTACGGAAGGTTATCGTAATCGCACTATGTGTCCTTTTGTTTTCGTGCGGCGGCAAAACGAAGCCGGGTGCGGCAATGACTGAAGGAAAGGCGCTTCCCGTTTCCGCTGCGGGAGAAGACGCGGCGAGCCTTAAATTGCCGACGCAGCTGTGGCACTTTTCCGATGAAGCCGTGTGCATATTTTTCGGTTACGGTTATAACGATGCCGCCTTTGTCGCTTCGATGACGGAAACTTTGTCGGCAAAATACGGAGTGGCTTCGGACGGCGGTCTTGTTTTACCGATAGTTTTCCCCGATGACTTTAAGCGAGGTTCCCGTTCCGTTGCTGCGGAGCTCCCGCTTCTTGTCGGCGAAAAAAAATTACGCGGTCTCATCCTGCTCGGTGCGCCGGAAAATACGCATTTCGGCGTCGCTCACCTGCAGGATAAATACGACGGCGTCATTCCGTTTCCCGTGTTTTCTTTTTTTTCACAGGACGACGTATCGGGTACGGAAGGCACTGCGGATATCGTGCTCGATAAAGCGCAGGACGCCGGCATCGACGGAATTATTAAAAACGAATCGGAACAGACTTTCGTAAAAGAAGTGCCGGATTTTATTCGCCGCTCCGTCGATTTTATGCTTTCGGTCGACGGCCGGCTTGCAAAAGACAACGACCTGTTCACATATCTGAAAAAAATCGTCGGAAAAGCGAAGCTGCGCCGTTACGTCGATCCCGAATCGGGTTTGCAGTCCGTCAACCATTTCATTTTGAGTGATTGATTTTCATGATTACGCTCAAACAGACGGAGCGTCATCTGCTCGGCGCAAAGCGTGATATCGATTCTCTTGCAAAAAAAGAAAGTGCGCGCATTCTCGTTCTTTCCGATTCTCACGGGCAGCGTGAACTTTTCCGCCTCATCGTTGAAAAGGCCGGCCCCTCGTGCGATGCCCTCGTTTTTTGCGGCGACGGTGCGGGCGATTTCGTTTCGTGTATGGACGATGCGGCGAGCGACGAAGCATTTGCCGAGCTCGTGCCGCCGGTTGCGGCCTTTGTCGAAGGCAACGGAGACGCCGACAGGTTTCCCGTGCGCTTTAATCCCGCAGGTAAAAAATCGTCCGACGTTTTTTATGAATTGATCATTCCCAAGCGGCAGATTTTACTGGCGGCCGGTCACGTGATCTATGCGGTGCACGGTCACGAACAGGGCGCGTATTACGGAACGGATGCACTCGAACGCGAGTGCGAAGCTGCCGGCGCCGACATCGCGCTCTACGGGCACACGCATATTGCGGCCGAAATTCGCCGGAGCGTCTACATCGTAAACCCCGGAAGCATTTCCTATCCGCGATCTCTCACGCCTCCGTCGTTTGCCGTTCTCGAACTCGACGGAAAAAACAGCAACGCCGTTTTTTACCGCATCGACGCGCATCTCGACGGTATACGCTTTACGCCGTTTACACCGAAAAAGACGTCGCTGTGGATCTAGGCCGGAGAAGCTGCGGGTATATAGGTATTAGCGGATAATGGCGCTTCGGCTGCATTCCGTTTTCGTTGTTCGGCCGGTGCTCCTAAAGTTGTAAAGTAAAATTGAAAATCGATAAATTAAAAAAAGCCCAGGTAATCCACGGCACGCCGCACATCCGACTACCGCTGCTGCATTCCTGCTCTGACGGGGTTTGCCGGCGTTCGGCTGCATGGCACCTGGGCATAGCGGAAAGAGGGGGATTCGAACCCCCGGTGCCTTTTGGGCACGCACGCCTTCCAAGCGTGTACCTTAAACCACTCGGACATCTTTCCTAAAACATTTTCAGTATGAAGATAAATCGATGAATAATAAAAGCGATTTCTGCTCGGCGCTCGTTCCGGTTCGAATCCCAACGATATCTACGATACACGCTGACCGGAAAGAGGGGGATTCGCCTTGCGCTCGCAAGCATCCCTGTCTGCTCGCTTCAGGCGCCTGCACTCGCTTCCGCCCGCATCCGGCGGGCTCATCCTCGCCCCTGCTCGGCGCTCGTTCCGGTTCGAATCCCCTAACGTTTCCACAACATCCGTTAAGCGGAAAGAGGGGGATTCGAACCCCCGGAACCCAAAAGGGTTCAACGGTTTTCGAGACCGTCCGGATCGACCACTCTCGCATCTTTCCTTACGCGGCTATAAGCCGTACGAGACTAACACGATTCGAACGTGCGACCCCCACCTCCGCAGGGTGGTGCTCTAATCCAGCTGAGCTATAGTCTCAAAAAAATAACAATACGGAAGCGACAGGAGTCGAACCTGCCCAGCCCTTACGGAACTGACGGATTAGCAATCCGTTGTATTACCGCTCTACCACGCTTCCGATTCGTCCGCCGGCGCCGTAAACGATGTACGAGCGATGCCCATTGAAAACCGATGCGATAAAAATCACAGGCGATTTTGCTGTCCGGAGCGAGAGGGATTCGAACCCCCGGAGGATTGCTCCTCAATAGTTTTCAAGACTACCTCCATCGACCGCTCGGACATCGCTCCAAAAGACGTAGCATAAGCATATCAAATTATCGCTTTTTGTGTCAAGTATAGGATTGCGCCGTAAACGAGATAATCGGAACTTGTTGATTTACACATAATAGAGTATATTTACGGCATGAGAAAAACCGATTTTATGCTCGGCGCATTGCTTGCACTCGTTGCACTCATGATGATCATTGCGCCGGAACAATGTATAAAAGTCGCCGTCGTCGCACTGGGTATCGAAGCCGTTGTCAACGGTATTTTTAACTTGATCAAAATACGGCAGCTTGTCGACGATAAATCTTTTCAGCTTACGGTCATCGTCCGAAGCGTTATCAGTATCGTTATCGGTATTCTCGCCGTCTTTTTGCCGCTGCGCTTTGCAGAAGCCATGTGGACGATTATGCTCTACGTGCTTGCAGCCTATCTCCTCGCGTCAGCCTTTCTCGAACTGTATATGCTCGCGAAACTCCGCGACACGAATATAGAACGCCGGCGCTACATGCTCGAAGTGATCATATCGCTTGTCGGTGCAATCGTATTGTTTATCGTGCCTCAGCAGATAGGGCTCGTCCTTGTGCGCATTCTCGGAGTTTTGCTCCTTGCCGTCAGCGCCGGCTATATGCTTTTCGAATGGCACGACCGCCCGATCGTCGTCGATGAAGTCGAAGTCGTGGACGATGTTCAGCCTCCCGTTTCCGATACGCCTCCCGCGGGTAACGCGGAAAATCGCCGTACGGGGGAATAAAAATCTTGCGGCCGAGAAGCGATTTGAATTATTTAATTCGATGTTTGTCCGTGTAAGAAGAATACGGATATCGAATCAGGTTTTGTTAAAATTAATTTTATTAATTATTAAAGAGGAAGTGTATGGCTCACTGTGTTGTTCCCGAAGCGGAAGCGATTCTCGATAAAGAATATCCCGTGCTCGACAAGGGTTTTGTCCGCCTTGTCGATTATTTCGGCGGAGACGCGCGGATCGTTCAGGCGGCGCGCGTTTCGTACGGAGAAGGAACGAAGACGGTTTCGCAGGACGGCGCGCTCATCGATTATCTTTTGCGCCACGAACACACTTCTCCCTTCGAACAGGTTGTGATGACTTTTCACCTTAAAATGCCGATCTTCGTCGCGCGTCAATGGGTACGCCACCGCACGGGCAGGATGAACGAAGTGTCCGGCCGTTATTCGATCATGAAAGACGAGTTCTACGTTCCCTCCGATGAAAACATCGCACCGCAGAGTAAGGATAACAAACAGGGTAGGGCGGTCGAACCCTTTTCGAAAGACGAAGCCGAAAGTATCCGAGCGGCGCTCGAAGAGGGACAAAAGGCTTCCTACGAAACGTATACGAAACTCCTCGATGCGTCTCTTGCACGGGAAATCGCTCGCATCGATTTGCCGCTTGCGCTCTATACCGAATTCTATTGGCAAATGGATTTGCACAATCTCTTTCGCTTTTTAAAATTGCGACTCGACGGACACGCGCAGTATGAAATCCGCGAATATGCGAAAGTTATCCTTGCGCTGTGCCGCACGGTCGCACCTCTTGCAACGGGATCCTTTATCAATCACATAAACGAAGGCGTGCGCTTTTCGGGCGAAGAGATGGAAGCGCTGCGAAAAATACTTTCCGGAGAACAAAATCCGCTCGAAGGAAAAAAGCGCGAACGTTTCGAAGAAAAACTGCGGACGGGAGTGCAGCTGTAGCGTGCCGGCAAAAGCGGTTTTTATTCGTGTGAAGTGTTCAATGTCGCGTCATGCGCTGCGTTGCGGTATGCTTACTTTTTTACGACGACGATGTTCCGCTCCGCATCTTTCATAA
This Treponema socranskii subsp. buccale DNA region includes the following protein-coding sequences:
- the ybaK gene encoding Cys-tRNA(Pro) deacylase, producing the protein MKKTNAMRILESAHIPYETASYDGDGEHELGRGAAETLAKKLGIDPKLVFKTIVMRTETKDLCVFCESAIHEINLKKARTAAGAKEIDPVKPDELLQLTGYVRGGCSPLGMKRKYRTFIDRCALDCEKIYISAGVRGEQIVIKPEDLIKACDALVCDLAL
- a CDS encoding Na/Pi cotransporter family protein is translated as MNGIRTLAQLIGSLGFLLYGMKLMSGGIQKSAGEKLQSVLGFMTGNRFIALLTGMIVTMIIQSSGATTVMIVSFVNAGLITLTQSVGVILGANIGTTITAWIVALFGFNFNIATFAIPIFGFGFLLTALKKLRAQNIGEAIMGFALLFVGLSMLSGTITVRDTGLLSFITKFQSSGILSIALAAIAGVVLTAILHSSSALTAIILTMAYNRLLTWETSCAMVIGSNVGSTIDSILAAFGTKVNARRACFVHVMFNVAGAVLSLIFFHPLLAFVDFIVPGPVESDITYHIAMMHTAFNVITALIFLPFIKYIASGTEKIIKPKASDALSDYRLEPLSAHTKGSALAGIIRVEKEIADMTDIVSDMFDRIQSGIKNRSQAFIDEHVAPLVQAENYVDQMHVRLSHYIVQCEHLPVSENQLNNLSIMLQIVDELESMTDDCLSIAMLLQKSIVKKMSFLQEDLDDLIPYIELAREFLQFIRINANKHLDAEKLTFAKEIEDQIDSFRRTLKKKAQKRLENGADVASELLYIDLVRHIEKFGDRAFSISALLAQTV
- a CDS encoding YfcE family phosphodiesterase translates to MITLKQTERHLLGAKRDIDSLAKKESARILVLSDSHGQRELFRLIVEKAGPSCDALVFCGDGAGDFVSCMDDAASDEAFAELVPPVAAFVEGNGDADRFPVRFNPAGKKSSDVFYELIIPKRQILLAAGHVIYAVHGHEQGAYYGTDALERECEAAGADIALYGHTHIAAEIRRSVYIVNPGSISYPRSLTPPSFAVLELDGKNSNAVFYRIDAHLDGIRFTPFTPKKTSLWI
- a CDS encoding DUF308 domain-containing protein, yielding MRKTDFMLGALLALVALMMIIAPEQCIKVAVVALGIEAVVNGIFNLIKIRQLVDDKSFQLTVIVRSVISIVIGILAVFLPLRFAEAMWTIMLYVLAAYLLASAFLELYMLAKLRDTNIERRRYMLEVIISLVGAIVLFIVPQQIGLVLVRILGVLLLAVSAGYMLFEWHDRPIVVDEVEVVDDVQPPVSDTPPAGNAENRRTGE
- the thyX gene encoding FAD-dependent thymidylate synthase; amino-acid sequence: MAHCVVPEAEAILDKEYPVLDKGFVRLVDYFGGDARIVQAARVSYGEGTKTVSQDGALIDYLLRHEHTSPFEQVVMTFHLKMPIFVARQWVRHRTGRMNEVSGRYSIMKDEFYVPSDENIAPQSKDNKQGRAVEPFSKDEAESIRAALEEGQKASYETYTKLLDASLAREIARIDLPLALYTEFYWQMDLHNLFRFLKLRLDGHAQYEIREYAKVILALCRTVAPLATGSFINHINEGVRFSGEEMEALRKILSGEQNPLEGKKRERFEEKLRTGVQL